One genomic segment of Clavelina lepadiformis chromosome 3, kaClaLepa1.1, whole genome shotgun sequence includes these proteins:
- the LOC143449827 gene encoding uncharacterized protein LOC143449827 isoform X1 — MPHAMQPGSMSSSDEAQAGDTEGNANGTYAERRKSSKPIMEKRRRARINSSLDELKSILLEALKKDSTRHSKLEKADILEMTVKYLKNVVRQQRLTVPLSKDPSVVDKYQAGFSECRNEVMRFLSTCEGVTVDVRTRLLNHLASCIHSIQNQASDVLDDALFEPLPPMQRRVLSNGISQTAPVQVPEVVPQFKSGAYSVMPNTTLPYSTSGLNSKLAVVGSEISRGATGSLILQEVPQINPAVNGFRAGNIAFLVPSVGAGTPTALLTQLPSISSQEKPNNLPSITRTEANMTVVDKTEEKTVASLKAFGVQTTPATSVFLNVGGSGTALSHAALGIQGQAAVLNLLGPAGNSQTGIYHSANTVGNVDMNTSLSSNDEQSIASGNENDNTSALQEQQTNLNNSNIKLLPGLSQQLRGELHSGKFAGSAECASSRSQSNWQLSPPNLSNKKRVFEPNLSSDNLVVSSLESSQSSPKRICTSKHESQTIFTHGQAAFIPSILLQSQNTAPAETFIPPTGLTAAAETKVTASVNFLPIVGASSTRDFNNNDSSKKDTDGLPKDTMSNVNDHDLELTRVAAAVKSNPWRPWSKSELIDM; from the exons ATGCCTCATGCCATGCAGCCGGGGAGTATGTCTTCCAGCGATGAAGCTCAAGCCGGGGACACCGAGGGAAACGCGAATGGAACTTACGCTGAAAGACGCAAg TCTTCCAAGCCTATCATggagaaaagaagaagagcaAGGATTAATAGCAGTTTGGATGAACTGAAGTCGATTTTGTTGGAGGCCTTAAAAAAAGAT AGCACTCGTCACTCGAAGCTAGAAAAGGCTGATATATTGGAAATGACAGTAAAGTACCTAAAAAACGTCGTCCGACAACAACGACTGACTG TACCGCTGAGCAAAGATCCATCCGTGGTTGACAAATATCAAGCCGGGTTCAGTGAGTGTAGAAACGAAGTCATGAGATTTCTCAGCACTTGTGAAGGAGTCACCGTAGACGTTAGGACGAGGTTACTTAACCACTTGGCATCGTGCATCCATTCAATACAA AACCAGGCAAGTGATGTACTTGACGATGCTCTCTTCGAGCCACTACCTCCGATGCAGCGACGTGTTCTTTCGAACGGAATTTCTCAGACTGCACCGGTACAAGTGCCAGAGGTAGTTCCCCAGTTCAAGTCAG GTGCTTATTCAGTTATGCCAAATACCACACTTCCATATAGTACGTCGGGTTTGAATTCAAAATTGGCGGTTGTTGGATCAGAAATCTCTCGAGGTGCAACTGGATCCCTTATTTTGCAAGAGGTTCCACAAATAAATCCTGCCGTTAATGGCTTCAGAGCTGGAAATATTGCGTTCCTTGTTCCTTCCGTCGGCGCTGGAACACCAACTGCATTGCTCACTCAACTGCCGTCCATTTCAAGCCAAGAAAAGCCAAATAACCTTCCTAGTATTACAAGAACCGAGGCCAACATGACCGTGGTAGATAAGACGGAAGAAAAAACAGTTGCTTCACTTAAAGCTTTTGGTGTTCAAACTACACCTGCTACATCGGTCTTTCTCAATGTTGGTGGGAGCGGTACCGCCTTGTCTCACGCCGCCTTAGGCATACAAGGGCAAGCGGCAGTGCTCAATTTATTAGGTCCAGCTGGCAACTCGCAAACTGGTATTTATCACTCCGCTAATACTGTTGGTAATGTTGACATGAATACGTCGCTTTCAAGTAACGATGAACAATCGATTGCCAGTGGAAATGAAAATGATAATACATCTGCTTTGCAAGAACAGCAGACAAACTTAAATAATTCTAATATAAAGTTGCTTCCGGGTTTATCTCAACAACTGCGTGGAGAATTGCACAGTGGCAAATTTGCTGGTTCAGCAGAATGTGCTTCTTCTAGGTCTCAAAGTAATTGGCAACTTTCGCCTCCaaatttaagcaataaaaaacgAGTTTTCGAACCGAACTTGTCATCTGATAACTTGGTGGTGTCATCTTTGGAAAGTAGTCAGTCTTCTCCAAAGAGAATTTGCACATCAAAACACGAATCTCAAACAATCTTCACCCATGGGCAAGCTGCCTTTATCCCCAGCATCTTGTTGCAGTCACAAAATACAGCCCCAGCTGAAACCTTCATCCCACCAACAGGACTCACTGCCGCAGCAGAAACCAAGGTAACGGCTTCGGTAAATTTCCTTCCCATTGTTGGTGCTAGCTCTACGCGCGATTTTAACAATAACGACAGTAGCAAAAAGGACACCGATGGTCTTCCGAAAGATACGATGTCCAACGTCAATGATCACGATCTTGAATTAACTCGTGTAGCTGCGGCAGTTAAAAGCAATCCGTGGCGACCGTGGTCCAAAAGCGAGTTGATAGATATGTAG
- the LOC143449827 gene encoding uncharacterized protein LOC143449827 isoform X2: MPHAMQPGSMSSSDEAQAGDTEGNANGTYAERRKSSKPIMEKRRRARINSSLDELKSILLEALKKDSTRHSKLEKADILEMTVKYLKNVVRQQRLTVPLSKDPSVVDKYQAGFSECRNEVMRFLSTCEGVTVDVRTRLLNHLASCIHSIQNQASDVLDDALFEPLPPMQRRVLSNGISQTAPVQVPEVVPQFKSGAYSVMPNTTLPYSTSGLNSKLAVVGSEISRGATGSLILQEVPQINPAVNGFRAGNIAFLVPSVGAGTPTALLTQLPSISSQEKPNNLPSITRTEANMTVVDKTEEKTVASLKAFGVQTTPATSVFLNVGGSGTALSHAALGIQGQAAVLNLLGPAGNSQTGIYHSANTVGNVDMNTSLSSNDEQSIASGNENDNTSALQEQQTNLNNSNIKLLPGLSQQLRGELHSGKFAGSAECASSRSQSNWQLSPPNLSNKKRVFEPNLSSDNLVVSSLESSQSSPKRICTSKHESQTIFTHGQAAFIPSILLQSQNTAPAETFIPPTGLTAAAETKESFKNLWESSLRNHDGVV, translated from the exons ATGCCTCATGCCATGCAGCCGGGGAGTATGTCTTCCAGCGATGAAGCTCAAGCCGGGGACACCGAGGGAAACGCGAATGGAACTTACGCTGAAAGACGCAAg TCTTCCAAGCCTATCATggagaaaagaagaagagcaAGGATTAATAGCAGTTTGGATGAACTGAAGTCGATTTTGTTGGAGGCCTTAAAAAAAGAT AGCACTCGTCACTCGAAGCTAGAAAAGGCTGATATATTGGAAATGACAGTAAAGTACCTAAAAAACGTCGTCCGACAACAACGACTGACTG TACCGCTGAGCAAAGATCCATCCGTGGTTGACAAATATCAAGCCGGGTTCAGTGAGTGTAGAAACGAAGTCATGAGATTTCTCAGCACTTGTGAAGGAGTCACCGTAGACGTTAGGACGAGGTTACTTAACCACTTGGCATCGTGCATCCATTCAATACAA AACCAGGCAAGTGATGTACTTGACGATGCTCTCTTCGAGCCACTACCTCCGATGCAGCGACGTGTTCTTTCGAACGGAATTTCTCAGACTGCACCGGTACAAGTGCCAGAGGTAGTTCCCCAGTTCAAGTCAG GTGCTTATTCAGTTATGCCAAATACCACACTTCCATATAGTACGTCGGGTTTGAATTCAAAATTGGCGGTTGTTGGATCAGAAATCTCTCGAGGTGCAACTGGATCCCTTATTTTGCAAGAGGTTCCACAAATAAATCCTGCCGTTAATGGCTTCAGAGCTGGAAATATTGCGTTCCTTGTTCCTTCCGTCGGCGCTGGAACACCAACTGCATTGCTCACTCAACTGCCGTCCATTTCAAGCCAAGAAAAGCCAAATAACCTTCCTAGTATTACAAGAACCGAGGCCAACATGACCGTGGTAGATAAGACGGAAGAAAAAACAGTTGCTTCACTTAAAGCTTTTGGTGTTCAAACTACACCTGCTACATCGGTCTTTCTCAATGTTGGTGGGAGCGGTACCGCCTTGTCTCACGCCGCCTTAGGCATACAAGGGCAAGCGGCAGTGCTCAATTTATTAGGTCCAGCTGGCAACTCGCAAACTGGTATTTATCACTCCGCTAATACTGTTGGTAATGTTGACATGAATACGTCGCTTTCAAGTAACGATGAACAATCGATTGCCAGTGGAAATGAAAATGATAATACATCTGCTTTGCAAGAACAGCAGACAAACTTAAATAATTCTAATATAAAGTTGCTTCCGGGTTTATCTCAACAACTGCGTGGAGAATTGCACAGTGGCAAATTTGCTGGTTCAGCAGAATGTGCTTCTTCTAGGTCTCAAAGTAATTGGCAACTTTCGCCTCCaaatttaagcaataaaaaacgAGTTTTCGAACCGAACTTGTCATCTGATAACTTGGTGGTGTCATCTTTGGAAAGTAGTCAGTCTTCTCCAAAGAGAATTTGCACATCAAAACACGAATCTCAAACAATCTTCACCCATGGGCAAGCTGCCTTTATCCCCAGCATCTTGTTGCAGTCACAAAATACAGCCCCAGCTGAAACCTTCATCCCACCAACAGGACTCACTGCCGCAGCAGAAACCAAG GAATCCTTCAAAAATTTATGGGAATCTTCGTTACGGAATCACGACGGCGTcgtttga